ACTGCACGCAGTAGTCCATTTCAAAACCGCGCTGGGCCTGGCGGATCAGCCCCAGGTACGAGTTGTTCACCACCACGTGGATGTAAGGCAGCTTGAACTGCGCGCCCACGGCCAGCTCTTCGATCATGAACTGGAAGTCGTAGTCGCCCGACAGTGCCACCACCTTGCGGCTCGGGTCGGCCTTGACCACGCCCAGTGCGGCGGGGATGGTCCAACCCAGTGGGCCGGCCTGGCCACAGTTGATCCAGTGGCGTGGCTTGTAGACGTGCAGGAACTGCGCGCCGGCAATCTGCGACAGGCCGATGGTGCTGACGTAGCAGGTATCTTTACCGAACACCTGGTTCATCTCTTCGTACACCCGTTGCGGCTTGACCGGTACGTTGTCGAAGTGCGTCTTGCGGTGCAGGGTGGCTTTGCGCTGCTGGCAATCATGCAGCCAGGCGCTGCGGTCCTTGAGCTTGCCGGCGGCTTTCCACTCGCGGGCCACTTCGATAAACATCGTCAGCGCGGCACCGGCGTCGGACACGATGCCCAGGTCCGGGGTGAACACACGGCCGATTTGCGTCGGCTCGATGTCAACGTGAATGAATTTGCGACCCTCGGTGTACACCTCCACCGAACCGGTGTGGCGGTTGGCCCAGCGGTTGCCGACGCCCAGGACCACGTCTGACTTGAGCATCGTCGCGTTGCCGTAGCGGTGCGAGGTTTGCAGGCCGACCATGCCCACCATCAGCGGGTGGTCGTCGGGGATGGTGCCCCAGCCCATCAGGGTCGGGATCACCGGGATACCCGTCAGTTCGGCGAACTCCACCAGCAGTTCGCTGGCGTCGGCATTGATCACGCCGCCACCGCTGACCAGCAGCGGGCGCTCGGCCTGGTCGAGCATGGCCAGGGCTTTCTCGACCTGGATGCGCGTGGCCAGTGGCTTGGCCAATGGCAGTGGCTGGTAGGCGTCGATGTCGAACTCGATCTCAGCCATCTGTACGTCGAATGGCAAGTCGATCAGCACCGGGCCGGGGCGGCCGGAGCGCATTTCATAGAAGGCTTTCTGGAACGCATACGGCACCTGGCCAGGTTCCAGCACGGTGGTTGCCCACTTGGTCACCGGTTTGACGATGCTGGTGATATCCACGGCCTGGAAATCTTCCTTGTGCATCCGGGCGCGAGGCGCTTGCCCGGTGATGCACAGGATCGGGATTGAATCGGCCGAGGCGCTGTACAGGCCGGTGACCATATCCGTGCCCGCCGGGCCCGAAGTGCCGATGCACACGCCGATATTGCCGGCCTTGGTGCGGGTGTACCCCTCGGCCATGTGCGAAGCGCCTTCCACGTGGCGAGCAAGGACGTGATCGATGCCGCCGACCTTTTGCAGGGCCGAATACAACGGGTTGATCGCGGCGCCTGGGATACCGAAGGCGGTGTCTACACCCTCACGGCGCATCACCAGGACAGCGGCTTCGATTGCTCTCATTTTGCTCATGGTTTTGGTGCCTCTTGCGTTTTGTAATTGTATACAAGTGGTGTTGCTTCAAAGTGTATTCACGGCGAGCGGCGCAGGTCAATCCATTTTGTTCCAGAGCCTGTGCATTCGTCGGAAGGCTTTTTAGCGGGAGTATTTCGACGTGTGGTGCGTATGTTTCGAAATATTGTATACAAAAAAACAAATCTATTGTGTTCTATTTGTTGCATCCGGCTTCTGATCAATCAGAGCCCCAAGGCTTTCTCAATAACAAGATAAGGACGGCACCCATGAGCGCTCTAACCTTGAAAGTCGCAGTCAACCTGGTCAGCCAGGCCATCACCGCAGGCCGCACCATTGCCGCTGCACCGCTGACCATCGCGGTGCTCGACAGCGGCGGGCACCTGATCACCCTGCAACGGGAAGACGGCGCCAGCCTGCTGCGCCCGCAAATCGCCATCGGCAAGGCCTGGGGCGCGATAGCCCTGGGCAAGGGCTCGCGCTTGTTGGCCCTGGATGCCCAGCAACGGCCGGCGTTTATTGCTGCCTTGAACAGCCTGGGGCAGGGCGGTGTCGTGCCGGCACCGGGTGGGGTGTTGATCCGGGATCCGGCGGGCGTGGTGCTAGGGGCGATCGGGATCAGTGGGGATACGTCGGATATTGATGAGCAGT
The Pseudomonas hygromyciniae genome window above contains:
- the gcl gene encoding glyoxylate carboligase — protein: MSKMRAIEAAVLVMRREGVDTAFGIPGAAINPLYSALQKVGGIDHVLARHVEGASHMAEGYTRTKAGNIGVCIGTSGPAGTDMVTGLYSASADSIPILCITGQAPRARMHKEDFQAVDITSIVKPVTKWATTVLEPGQVPYAFQKAFYEMRSGRPGPVLIDLPFDVQMAEIEFDIDAYQPLPLAKPLATRIQVEKALAMLDQAERPLLVSGGGVINADASELLVEFAELTGIPVIPTLMGWGTIPDDHPLMVGMVGLQTSHRYGNATMLKSDVVLGVGNRWANRHTGSVEVYTEGRKFIHVDIEPTQIGRVFTPDLGIVSDAGAALTMFIEVAREWKAAGKLKDRSAWLHDCQQRKATLHRKTHFDNVPVKPQRVYEEMNQVFGKDTCYVSTIGLSQIAGAQFLHVYKPRHWINCGQAGPLGWTIPAALGVVKADPSRKVVALSGDYDFQFMIEELAVGAQFKLPYIHVVVNNSYLGLIRQAQRGFEMDYCVQLSFDNLNAPELNGYGVDHVAVAEGLGCKALRVFEPGQIQPALRKAQEMIEEFKVPVIVEIILERVTNISMGTEINAVNEFEDLALVGNDAPTAISLLD
- a CDS encoding GlcG/HbpS family heme-binding protein, whose amino-acid sequence is MSALTLKVAVNLVSQAITAGRTIAAAPLTIAVLDSGGHLITLQREDGASLLRPQIAIGKAWGAIALGKGSRLLALDAQQRPAFIAALNSLGQGGVVPAPGGVLIRDPAGVVLGAIGISGDTSDIDEQCAITAIEGVGLLADAGVSA